The following proteins come from a genomic window of Brevibacillus antibioticus:
- the lipA gene encoding lipoyl synthase — MTQRKPEWLKINLVSGSELASFKELKQTMRTKTLHTVCEEAKCPNIHECWASGTATFMILGDICTRACRFCAVKTGLPTELDTAEPERVAEAAEQMRLKHVVVTSVARDDLADGGAQIFADTIRAIRRRLPFASVEVLIPDFMGNWDALKVVMDAKPDVLNHNIEAVRRMSDRVRARAKYDRTLELLKKAKEFQPSIPTKSSLMIGVGETMEEIIETMDDLRSVDVNIMTIGQYLQPTKKHLKVEKFYHPDEFARLKDEGMKRGFSHVESGPLVRSSYHAHEQASAAKETIAKESMPKAQ; from the coding sequence ATGACGCAACGCAAGCCGGAGTGGCTCAAGATCAACCTTGTTTCAGGATCAGAACTAGCCAGCTTTAAAGAGCTTAAGCAAACCATGCGCACGAAGACGCTACATACCGTTTGTGAAGAAGCAAAATGCCCCAACATTCATGAATGCTGGGCAAGCGGTACAGCAACGTTCATGATTTTGGGTGATATATGTACCCGTGCTTGTCGGTTTTGTGCAGTAAAAACGGGACTGCCGACGGAGCTGGATACGGCCGAACCAGAACGTGTAGCAGAAGCAGCAGAACAAATGCGTTTGAAGCATGTCGTTGTTACTTCCGTTGCTCGTGATGATTTGGCAGATGGAGGCGCACAGATTTTTGCCGATACGATTCGTGCGATTCGTCGTCGACTGCCGTTTGCCTCCGTAGAAGTATTGATTCCCGATTTTATGGGGAACTGGGATGCGTTAAAAGTAGTCATGGACGCAAAGCCTGACGTACTAAACCACAACATTGAGGCGGTTCGCCGGATGTCAGATCGCGTACGGGCAAGAGCCAAATACGATCGGACGCTGGAACTGTTGAAAAAGGCGAAGGAATTCCAGCCGAGCATTCCGACGAAGTCTAGTCTGATGATTGGTGTAGGCGAGACGATGGAGGAAATCATCGAAACGATGGATGACCTGCGTTCTGTCGACGTCAACATCATGACGATTGGTCAGTATTTGCAACCGACCAAAAAGCATTTGAAGGTAGAAAAGTTCTACCATCCAGATGAATTCGCTCGTTTGAAGGATGAAGGCATGAAGCGTGGCTTTAGTCACGTGGAGTCAGGGCCATTAGTGCGCAGCTCGTATCACGCTCACGAGCAGGCGAGTGCCGCGAAGGAAACGATTGCGAAAGAATCCATGCCGAAAGCACAATAA